A region from the Wolbachia endosymbiont (group A) of Rhinocyllus conicus genome encodes:
- a CDS encoding phage tail tape measure protein yields MSVLSIKIGAVLDGSFNTVIKGSSSQLSNLGENIRKLDSSLKSVSKFKQLGHDVLTSRRSWKGFEDQVKSLAKQMKAVEKPSKTLKAEFDKAKTSATKAKEAYLKKRDALHSFNEEVRKSGRNIKSLVSDQYKLGSSIEALKGKYGKLGSAIRSHQSFLASKAHFKSQIIETVGLGLSLAAPIKVAIDFESAMADVTKVVDFKKGTDEATKFAKKLKEMSRTIPLSAAELAQIAASGSQLGIKKEDLFMFTETVAKMSTAFDMSAEQAGDSIAKLSNVYGIDVSKMEYVGNVINHLSDNTAAKAKDMVEALAIVGGTAKQFGLDIKETSSLVNAFVSLGKQPAKAATAINALLSKLQTAEEQGGDFKAALEQMGITAEEIVQRISENGEEALLYFFQALKKMDNQERSTILMKLFGQEYQDDIALLAGSFNKYENAIRLLADTEEYKSSLQKEFQNRVDTTASKLRLLRNAIAEVGMNLGSVMLPTLKSIAEFLQEKTRSIALFAEKYPTLTKAIMGTVAALISLKVVAVGLGYGFTLLGSTIFSLKANLLGVFSFLSATVFPAVVTGLRAVTLAIMSNPIGLLITGLVTGAALVITNWQKVKDFFSSFWKSIIKPIEEAFSWIGESIFGKVLGNSPLKEFEKRKTEVKAVHTPLKSNILNSGNPVLGNSIIKEFSKRNKNSFRVKSLIEETESDKIFARSKFENKEQNKTQNITNNYTISIKAEPNQDVRSLADEVIKRIREKSRDVLFDTVETFY; encoded by the coding sequence ATGTCAGTATTATCGATAAAAATAGGTGCGGTACTTGATGGCAGTTTTAATACTGTAATAAAAGGAAGTAGTAGTCAACTCTCTAATCTTGGTGAGAATATAAGAAAGCTTGATTCATCTTTAAAGTCAGTATCAAAGTTTAAACAGTTAGGTCATGATGTTTTGACCAGCAGGAGGTCGTGGAAGGGCTTTGAAGATCAAGTAAAATCTTTAGCTAAACAAATGAAAGCGGTGGAGAAACCAAGCAAAACTTTAAAAGCAGAGTTTGACAAGGCCAAAACCTCCGCAACAAAAGCAAAAGAAGCATACTTAAAAAAGAGAGATGCTTTACATTCATTTAATGAAGAAGTAAGAAAAAGTGGAAGAAATATTAAGTCATTAGTAAGTGACCAATATAAACTTGGCTCGTCCATTGAAGCGCTGAAAGGCAAGTATGGTAAGCTTGGGTCTGCAATACGTAGTCACCAAAGTTTTTTAGCAAGTAAAGCACATTTTAAGTCACAAATTATAGAAACTGTTGGACTAGGTCTTTCGCTTGCAGCACCAATCAAAGTTGCAATTGACTTTGAAAGTGCTATGGCTGATGTTACAAAAGTGGTAGATTTTAAAAAAGGAACGGATGAAGCAACTAAATTTGCAAAGAAGTTAAAAGAGATGTCACGTACTATACCATTATCAGCCGCAGAACTGGCACAAATAGCTGCAAGTGGTAGTCAACTTGGTATCAAGAAAGAAGATCTTTTTATGTTTACAGAAACAGTGGCAAAAATGTCTACAGCATTTGATATGTCTGCAGAGCAAGCAGGTGATTCTATAGCTAAACTCTCTAACGTTTATGGAATTGATGTTAGTAAAATGGAATACGTTGGTAATGTAATCAATCACTTATCAGATAACACTGCTGCCAAAGCAAAAGATATGGTTGAAGCTCTAGCAATAGTTGGTGGTACTGCAAAACAATTTGGTCTTGACATCAAGGAAACAAGTAGTTTAGTAAATGCCTTCGTTAGTTTAGGTAAACAACCAGCAAAAGCTGCAACTGCTATAAATGCTCTACTTAGTAAACTTCAGACTGCTGAAGAACAAGGAGGGGATTTTAAAGCAGCATTAGAGCAAATGGGCATAACTGCAGAAGAAATAGTACAAAGAATAAGCGAAAACGGCGAAGAAGCATTACTCTACTTTTTTCAAGCTCTAAAGAAAATGGATAACCAGGAACGTTCTACAATCCTTATGAAACTTTTCGGTCAGGAATATCAAGATGATATTGCATTATTAGCTGGAAGTTTTAACAAATACGAAAATGCTATAAGGTTACTAGCTGACACAGAAGAGTACAAGAGCTCGTTGCAGAAAGAATTTCAAAACCGTGTAGACACCACAGCCAGTAAATTACGACTTCTTCGCAACGCAATAGCTGAAGTTGGTATGAACCTGGGTTCAGTGATGCTGCCTACTTTAAAATCTATAGCTGAATTTTTACAAGAAAAAACTAGAAGCATAGCGTTATTTGCAGAAAAATATCCAACTTTAACCAAAGCAATCATGGGTACTGTAGCAGCCTTGATAAGTTTAAAAGTTGTAGCAGTGGGACTAGGATACGGATTTACATTGCTAGGAAGTACGATTTTTAGTCTGAAAGCAAACCTACTTGGAGTATTTTCATTTTTATCAGCTACAGTTTTTCCTGCAGTAGTAACAGGACTAAGAGCAGTAACACTCGCTATAATGAGTAACCCTATAGGACTTTTAATTACTGGACTTGTCACTGGCGCAGCACTTGTTATAACTAACTGGCAAAAGGTAAAAGACTTTTTCTCTAGCTTTTGGAAATCGATAATAAAACCCATAGAAGAAGCTTTTTCATGGATAGGTGAAAGTATATTTGGAAAAGTATTGGGAAATAGCCCACTGAAAGAGTTTGAAAAAAGAAAAACTGAAGTAAAAGCAGTGCACACTCCCCTAAAAAGTAATATTCTCAACAGTGGAAATCCTGTGCTAGGTAACAGTATAATTAAAGAATTTTCAAAGAGAAATAAAAATAGCTTCAGAGTCAAAAGCCTTATTGAGGAGACAGAGAGCGATAAGATATTTGCAAGGAGTAAGTTTGAAAATAAAGAACAAAATAAAACTCAGAACATCACTAATAATTACACTATCAGCATTAAAGCAGAACCTAACCAAGATGTTCGTAGTCTTGCAGATGAAGTAATAAAAAGGATAAGAGAAAAGTCACGTGATGTTTTATTTGATACGGTAGAGACATTTTATTGA
- a CDS encoding phage tail protein has product MLSLGPYKFASTSLKYSRENRWSTIECIENMPLLQNIGQGVENIDLEGMIYLHNLNVLNQLKSVKETEKPHILVDSLGNILGQFVITRLEEKQMYFLPNGLPRKVEFSLSLKSYR; this is encoded by the coding sequence ATGCTATCTCTTGGTCCGTATAAGTTTGCTTCCACAAGTTTAAAGTATAGCAGAGAAAATCGTTGGAGCACGATTGAGTGTATTGAAAATATGCCACTATTACAAAATATCGGTCAAGGTGTAGAAAATATAGATTTAGAAGGAATGATTTATCTGCATAATCTCAACGTGCTAAATCAATTAAAGAGTGTGAAAGAAACTGAAAAACCACATATTTTAGTAGATAGTTTAGGTAATATTTTAGGACAATTCGTAATTACTAGGTTAGAAGAAAAGCAGATGTATTTTTTACCTAATGGACTACCAAGAAAAGTTGAATTTAGTTTGAGTTTAAAAAGCTATAGATGA
- a CDS encoding tail protein X yields the protein MTIYYVSKENEMLDLICWKHYGFTDGVVELVLAENLGLAEYGSFLPAGLKIKLPTIKKIVQKSKLKVWE from the coding sequence ATGACTATATACTATGTGAGTAAAGAAAATGAGATGTTAGATCTGATTTGCTGGAAACATTACGGATTTACTGATGGAGTAGTGGAATTAGTACTAGCAGAGAACTTGGGTTTGGCAGAATATGGAAGCTTTTTGCCCGCAGGATTAAAGATAAAGCTTCCTACCATTAAGAAAATAGTACAAAAGTCAAAATTAAAGGTCTGGGAATAA
- a CDS encoding contractile injection system protein, VgrG/Pvc8 family, with protein MQPDFIIDKCESIKDRVISLHLTDESGIIDDVVEVCVDYRDEGIDIPNELNIALGYKEIGIFPMGIYTVNEVTIQGPPKTLLIKAHATNLRISLKAKVSKEWRKITIENLVKEIAQKHGYGYKVAEEFKNVLIPHINQADESDISLLTKIATEREAMAKLAGGYILFISKNMAKSATGKALGTTTIRPQDTINWKVHFTVRDKYNSVVAKWHSYEKGETIKETVGSGEPSYIMLEMYSNAESALSAANAKLKQLKRNNAVLDITIPGNPELFAEAKLNLIAFNQAVDGEWIVNRAEHTLNSSGYLTMLSASLSK; from the coding sequence ATGCAGCCAGATTTTATAATAGATAAATGTGAATCAATTAAAGATAGAGTTATATCATTGCACCTTACAGATGAATCAGGAATAATAGATGATGTAGTTGAAGTGTGTGTTGATTACAGGGATGAAGGCATAGATATTCCGAATGAATTGAACATAGCACTAGGTTATAAGGAAATTGGAATCTTTCCAATGGGTATATATACAGTCAACGAAGTGACTATACAGGGTCCACCTAAGACTCTACTAATCAAAGCTCATGCAACAAATTTAAGAATATCTTTGAAGGCAAAAGTATCAAAAGAATGGCGCAAAATTACCATAGAAAACTTAGTAAAAGAAATAGCCCAAAAACATGGATATGGATACAAAGTCGCTGAGGAATTTAAGAATGTATTGATACCCCATATTAATCAGGCAGATGAAAGTGATATAAGTCTGTTAACAAAGATCGCAACAGAGCGTGAAGCAATGGCAAAATTAGCTGGTGGGTATATATTGTTTATTTCAAAGAATATGGCAAAATCAGCCACAGGAAAAGCTTTAGGAACAACGACTATTAGACCTCAAGATACAATTAACTGGAAAGTGCATTTTACCGTACGTGATAAGTATAATTCAGTAGTGGCAAAATGGCATAGCTATGAAAAGGGTGAAACTATTAAAGAAACAGTTGGTAGCGGCGAGCCAAGTTATATTATGTTAGAAATGTACTCAAATGCAGAATCAGCACTAAGTGCAGCAAATGCTAAGTTAAAACAACTAAAGCGAAATAATGCAGTATTGGATATCACTATACCTGGTAATCCAGAGTTATTTGCAGAAGCTAAACTTAATCTTATAGCTTTTAATCAAGCGGTAGATGGTGAATGGATAGTTAACAGAGCGGAGCATACTTTAAATAGCTCAGGTTACCTTACTATGTTGTCAGCATCTTTGAGTAAGTAA
- a CDS encoding ankyrin repeat domain-containing protein: MDKLGQDTKNKLHFWWLITVIVCIIATYSYMKARAADNYKTMLRIASQNCNLETVKFLVENLLDINVQIPKLTALHYAAEEGCAEVVKFLVEKGVDINATKYERWTPLHAATYEGKLEIIRFLLDKGSDPTIRDTDGKNPRDVAVLRSRHNKDKPYKEIIKLLAKAEDQYESTKSNH, from the coding sequence ATGGATAAATTGGGTCAAGATACAAAAAACAAGCTGCATTTTTGGTGGCTTATAACAGTAATAGTATGTATTATTGCTACCTATTCCTACATGAAGGCAAGAGCTGCAGATAATTATAAAACGATGTTACGCATTGCTTCTCAAAATTGTAACTTAGAGACTGTAAAATTCTTAGTAGAAAATCTATTAGATATTAATGTGCAGATCCCTAAATTAACAGCACTACATTATGCTGCAGAAGAGGGATGTGCAGAGGTTGTAAAATTCCTAGTAGAAAAAGGAGTTGATATAAATGCTACGAAATATGAAAGATGGACACCTTTACATGCAGCTACATATGAAGGCAAATTGGAGATAATTAGATTTTTATTAGACAAAGGTTCAGACCCTACCATTAGAGACACAGATGGAAAAAATCCAAGAGATGTAGCTGTATTAAGGTCAAGGCACAATAAAGATAAACCTTACAAGGAAATCATAAAGCTACTTGCTAAAGCAGAAGATCAATACGAATCAACAAAAAGTAATCACTAA
- a CDS encoding patatin-like phospholipase family protein, producing MTKYILSVDGGGIRGIIPAIILAEIESRTKKPISQIFDLMAGTSTGGIIVAGLCKSNKLQYSANDLVELYQEYGAYIFQSSFWRKSIASWLSGSQYSYRNMEFILNKYFGESTMADVASNLLLTSYDIHNSCEFFFKSWKEKNIKLKDALRATTAAPTYFTPKRLKISQTERVLIDGGVFANNPAACAYASGKRLFPNDEIILLSIGTGGTDRSIKYANSRKFGKIGWIKPLLNVMFASGLDCVDYQLEQVIDDKYIRGNLSYFFSSLIPYRPCFLCSTCLRR from the coding sequence GTGACAAAGTACATTTTATCTGTAGATGGAGGTGGCATTAGAGGGATAATACCTGCCATTATTCTAGCAGAAATTGAATCTAGGACAAAAAAGCCAATTTCCCAGATTTTTGATTTAATGGCAGGAACCTCAACCGGTGGGATTATTGTTGCTGGACTTTGTAAAAGCAATAAACTTCAATACTCTGCCAATGATTTGGTTGAACTTTACCAAGAGTATGGAGCATATATCTTTCAATCATCATTTTGGAGAAAATCAATTGCTTCTTGGCTGAGTGGTTCTCAGTACTCATATAGAAATATGGAATTTATTCTCAACAAATACTTTGGTGAAAGTACTATGGCCGATGTTGCGAGTAATCTACTACTCACCAGTTATGACATTCACAATAGTTGTGAATTTTTCTTCAAAAGTTGGAAAGAAAAAAACATTAAGTTGAAAGATGCACTCAGAGCTACAACAGCTGCTCCAACGTACTTCACACCAAAACGTCTGAAAATTAGCCAAACAGAGAGAGTATTGATAGATGGTGGAGTGTTCGCAAATAATCCAGCGGCTTGTGCATATGCAAGTGGTAAGAGGTTATTTCCAAATGATGAGATTATACTGCTATCAATAGGCACTGGTGGAACAGATAGAAGTATAAAGTATGCTAACTCAAGGAAATTTGGCAAAATAGGGTGGATCAAGCCACTACTGAATGTGATGTTTGCCTCTGGATTGGATTGCGTTGATTATCAACTAGAACAAGTAATAGACGATAAATATATAAGGGGTAATCTCTCTTATTTTTTCTCCTCCCTCATACCTTATAGACCATGCTTCCTTTGCTCCACTTGCCTTAGACGATAA
- a CDS encoding ankyrin repeat domain-containing protein: protein MFTNRISNNLDQLQFFVEFLNENYEIQKHLSLTPLHLAAGNGQLDLVNTLIRRGFRY from the coding sequence ATGTTTACTAATAGAATATCTAATAATCTGGATCAGCTGCAATTTTTTGTAGAGTTTTTAAATGAAAATTATGAAATTCAGAAACATCTTAGTCTTACACCACTACATTTAGCAGCAGGAAATGGTCAGTTGGATTTAGTCAACACTTTAATTAGGAGAGGGTTTAGATATTAA
- a CDS encoding ankyrin repeat domain-containing protein, whose product MAKNRLEMVNFLIAHGADVNHKTILGFTPLSFASQQGYLDIVNTLIANGADLSTKTDKLNTPLHLAAENGHLDIVNVFIEKGLDVNAVNNDRARPLHSAVQNGNLEVVKALISQGSNINAGSSGIGNHKVDANITPLHLGTQTGRLDIVKVLLEAGANVNAKTDDKITPLHLASQNGFLELVDILLKAKSNVNAKDYENLTPLHLAAERNHFGVVKSLLLVRGIDVNTKDHDNSTALHIGSQNGHLEVVKLLIEKKANVNAKKNEGFTPLHLAIQQSHFEVSDFLIKNGANINTVDDQNWTPLHNAAYNGFSLKIVESLIAKGANINAKMDDGRRALHLAAEHNHLEIMNFLIENGADINALDNRSWTPLHCAAYDGSLEVAKSLLDKGADINAKTVKSTTPLHFAVDHDHLEVVELLLEKEADINALDHTNWTPLHFAAEKGYDQIATVLLKHGADVNVKENQNKGTALHLAAQYGHSKVVKTLIINGADVNAKMDKNATPLHLGAQIGNLGIVRSLLMSGAYFNARAEGGRYVLPLHFAERRGNPEVIKLLKLTEKLFKAIEDNNYLGIESSIRDGAIIDSKNVDGRTPLHYAVNNGHIKVVNILLANGADATKVTNKGNTPLHTAASKGHKEIIEALLQRVSHNKLSDFINAKTIVKGTTSLHVATENSFFEAVKSLLKHGAIYNIKNKEGKAPLDLSRDQNITNLLKLVEELFENAKNGNVEIISKLKAIKPDERVAVTNARNDQDKSLVQVAVINKHSNLASRLLEILKSPDQSLQDVSVENRVKSLKL is encoded by the coding sequence ATTGCAAAAAATCGCTTAGAGATGGTTAACTTTCTTATTGCTCATGGAGCAGATGTAAACCATAAGACCATTCTAGGCTTTACACCTTTAAGTTTTGCATCCCAGCAAGGATATTTAGATATAGTCAACACCTTGATTGCAAATGGAGCAGATCTTAGTACTAAAACAGATAAACTTAATACACCTTTACACCTAGCAGCAGAGAATGGTCATCTAGATATAGTAAATGTTTTTATTGAAAAGGGATTAGATGTTAATGCTGTAAATAATGATCGAGCAAGACCTTTGCATTCTGCAGTACAAAATGGTAACCTCGAAGTAGTTAAAGCTCTTATTTCACAAGGGTCTAATATTAACGCTGGATCTTCAGGCATAGGTAATCATAAAGTTGATGCAAACATTACACCCTTACATCTGGGAACACAAACTGGTAGGTTAGATATAGTTAAAGTTCTGCTTGAAGCGGGAGCAAACGTTAATGCAAAAACAGATGATAAGATTACACCTCTACATTTAGCGTCTCAAAATGGCTTTTTAGAGTTAGTAGACATTTTACTAAAAGCAAAATCTAATGTTAATGCTAAGGATTATGAGAATCTTACACCTCTACATTTAGCAGCAGAACGTAATCACTTTGGAGTAGTTAAGTCTCTTCTTCTCGTAAGGGGAATTGATGTTAATACTAAGGACCACGATAATTCCACAGCTTTACATATAGGATCTCAGAATGGTCACTTAGAAGTAGTGAAGCTACTAATAGAGAAAAAAGCCAATGTTAATGCTAAAAAAAACGAAGGTTTTACACCTTTGCATCTAGCAATTCAGCAAAGTCATTTCGAGGTGAGTGATTTTTTAATTAAAAATGGAGCAAACATTAACACCGTGGATGATCAGAATTGGACTCCTTTACATAATGCAGCATATAATGGTTTTTCTTTAAAAATAGTAGAGAGCTTAATTGCAAAAGGAGCAAATATAAATGCAAAGATGGATGATGGTAGAAGAGCTCTACATTTGGCAGCAGAACATAATCACTTGGAAATAATGAATTTCTTGATTGAAAATGGAGCAGATATTAATGCTCTAGATAACAGAAGTTGGACTCCTCTACATTGTGCAGCATATGATGGTAGTTTAGAAGTTGCTAAATCTTTGCTTGATAAAGGAGCAGACATTAATGCTAAAACAGTTAAAAGTACTACACCTCTACACTTTGCAGTAGACCATGATCATTTAGAGGTGGTTGAATTGCTCTTAGAAAAGGAAGCAGATATTAATGCTTTAGATCACACAAATTGGACTCCTTTACATTTTGCAGCAGAAAAAGGTTATGATCAGATAGCAACCGTTCTATTGAAACATGGTGCTGATGTAAATGTAAAAGAAAATCAAAATAAAGGCACAGCCCTACATCTTGCAGCTCAATATGGTCATTCTAAGGTAGTTAAAACTCTTATTATAAATGGAGCGGATGTTAATGCAAAAATGGATAAAAATGCTACGCCTTTACACTTAGGGGCACAAATTGGTAATTTAGGTATAGTTAGGTCTCTACTTATGAGCGGAGCATACTTTAATGCTAGAGCTGAAGGAGGTAGATATGTTTTACCATTACACTTTGCGGAAAGAAGAGGAAACCCAGAAGTTATAAAATTACTAAAATTGACTGAGAAGTTATTTAAGGCTATAGAAGATAATAATTATTTAGGAATTGAGAGTTCCATTAGAGATGGAGCAATCATTGATTCGAAAAACGTGGATGGAAGAACGCCATTACATTATGCTGTTAATAATGGGCACATAAAAGTTGTAAATATCTTGCTAGCAAATGGAGCTGACGCTACTAAAGTTACTAACAAAGGTAATACACCATTACACACTGCTGCTTCCAAAGGTCATAAAGAAATTATTGAAGCTTTGTTACAACGTGTAAGCCACAATAAATTGAGTGATTTTATTAATGCTAAAACAATAGTTAAAGGCACTACATCGTTGCATGTTGCTACTGAAAATAGCTTTTTCGAAGCTGTAAAATCTTTGTTGAAACATGGTGCAATTTATAACATCAAGAATAAAGAAGGTAAAGCACCACTTGATCTTTCTCGAGACCAAAATATTACTAACCTATTGAAATTAGTAGAAGAGCTGTTTGAGAATGCAAAAAATGGTAATGTTGAAATTATCAGTAAGCTGAAAGCAATAAAACCTGATGAGCGCGTAGCTGTAACAAATGCTCGTAATGATCAAGACAAGTCATTAGTCCAGGTTGCAGTAATCAATAAACACTCAAACCTTGCAAGTAGATTATTAGAAATATTAAAAAGTCCAGATCAGAGTTTACAAGATGTCAGCGTAGAAAATAGAGTAAAGAGTTTAAAGTTATAG
- a CDS encoding NTP transferase domain-containing protein: MSNILIILAAGKSSRMNSEYSKALHQVGNLTLLEHVISNAKLLSLKSLSIVVNNSLLKDLEKFDTLKSIIDQYNIKLIIQENITGTGTAVKIALENLEELSDQDIVLIQYGDTPFISSDTVMKMTDCLKYNNLVLLGFNSQDEQYGRLVIDNYGNVQKILKNGDKMLLANSGIIASYAKDLFTLVKEIKFNNSTNEYCLNDIVPIAANNNLSVGYVVSDEREAMGVNNKEDLIKAEHYFQERRQPTFLS, from the coding sequence ATGAGTAACATTTTGATAATATTAGCAGCAGGAAAGAGCAGTAGAATGAATTCTGAATATTCAAAAGCGTTGCACCAAGTGGGAAATCTTACTCTTTTAGAACATGTAATTTCTAATGCAAAATTGCTGAGTCTAAAAAGCTTATCAATTGTTGTTAACAACTCCCTTCTAAAAGATTTAGAAAAGTTTGATACCCTAAAAAGTATAATCGATCAATACAATATAAAACTAATAATTCAAGAAAATATTACAGGTACTGGCACTGCAGTTAAAATTGCTCTAGAAAATCTGGAGGAGTTATCTGATCAAGACATAGTTTTAATACAGTATGGAGACACTCCCTTTATATCTAGTGATACAGTTATGAAAATGACTGATTGTTTAAAGTATAATAATTTAGTTCTTCTTGGATTCAATAGTCAAGATGAACAATATGGAAGATTAGTAATTGATAATTACGGCAATGTTCAAAAAATCCTAAAAAATGGAGATAAAATGCTTCTTGCAAACTCTGGAATAATAGCTTCATATGCTAAAGATCTCTTTACCTTAGTAAAAGAAATAAAATTTAATAATTCGACCAATGAATATTGTCTTAATGATATAGTGCCCATTGCAGCAAACAATAACTTGAGTGTAGGTTATGTAGTTTCTGATGAAAGAGAAGCAATGGGAGTAAATAATAAGGAGGATTTGATTAAAGCCGAACACTATTTTCAAGAAAGAAGGCAGCCAACTTTTCTTTCATAA
- a CDS encoding NAD-dependent epimerase/dehydratase family protein, giving the protein MGILITGAAGLIGSTLVKKLENQGHEVISCDIRFHNNPLSFFSEDIVPLLAQCTGIIHLAAISRVIHGELYPTLCQKINVDGTMRFLGLCKSLPNKPWFIYASSREVYGEQKELPVTESASIDPINNYAKGKAFIEEQITSSKDFNVAILRFSNVYGGLLDHNSRVIPALCINALRGDPIKIEGKECVFDFTYLDDVIEGICLTVKYLQSEKSSLPAIHLTTNSPCTLENLAKTILKVTKSDSRIDFYPPRNFDVTKFHGDFTRAKELLGWSPKHSLEVGLSKFIKSLQNNTQEYPNNIDMVIYENIKSYSWLPSLL; this is encoded by the coding sequence ATGGGGATATTAATAACAGGTGCTGCAGGTTTGATAGGGTCAACCTTGGTGAAAAAGTTAGAAAACCAGGGCCATGAAGTAATAAGCTGTGATATTAGGTTTCACAACAATCCACTCAGTTTTTTTTCAGAAGATATAGTACCACTACTTGCTCAGTGTACAGGAATCATTCATCTGGCTGCAATTTCTAGAGTTATACATGGTGAACTTTATCCTACACTGTGTCAAAAAATTAATGTTGATGGTACAATGCGGTTTTTAGGGTTATGTAAGTCACTTCCAAATAAACCATGGTTTATATATGCAAGTAGTAGGGAAGTCTATGGAGAGCAGAAGGAACTGCCAGTTACAGAATCTGCTAGTATCGATCCAATAAATAATTATGCAAAAGGTAAAGCATTTATTGAGGAACAAATAACAAGTTCAAAAGATTTTAATGTAGCAATATTACGCTTTTCAAATGTATACGGTGGTTTACTAGATCATAACAGTAGAGTAATTCCTGCACTCTGTATTAATGCATTAAGAGGTGATCCAATTAAAATAGAAGGTAAAGAATGTGTTTTTGATTTTACCTATTTGGATGATGTTATAGAGGGTATATGCTTAACTGTTAAATATTTACAAAGCGAAAAATCTTCTCTTCCTGCTATTCATCTTACTACTAATAGCCCATGTACTTTAGAAAACTTAGCAAAAACAATATTAAAAGTCACGAAAAGTGATTCTAGAATTGATTTTTATCCTCCAAGAAATTTTGATGTAACTAAGTTTCATGGTGATTTTACTAGAGCTAAAGAGCTACTTGGTTGGTCTCCAAAACATTCATTAGAAGTAGGATTAAGTAAATTTATAAAAAGTCTACAAAACAATACACAAGAATATCCTAACAATATAGATATGGTAATATATGAAAATATTAAAAGTTATTCATGGTTACCCTCCTTATTATAG